In one Lolium rigidum isolate FL_2022 chromosome 3, APGP_CSIRO_Lrig_0.1, whole genome shotgun sequence genomic region, the following are encoded:
- the LOC124694315 gene encoding uncharacterized protein LOC124694315 has translation MGQDSGLKRQSHSRLRPVPEVPQTTTENDSRDRRHPHLKCSDGSLGEARLSHIPNFHCKSLPTRRRLTNAEEEIAVAKRGSMYQSSSEISRIRRIQQDRRKIDSAPPRGDEFLSFDIVDSSSQPTTSGGAYLFSHQSRRSEPAKASVDNNTRGVRRVSKDFLDLSFRELPGEDFKLDRPRMDCTLLRNDDACDDGFLEISLQEEPTQVPCRNAAPHLLDRESDRGAEADCRQKAGVCPGESDHGDRERVPVVDTPKPVSAKTVAADGISPSVCVQHATDNSGKARSSPFKKMLNPIMKSKSVRSPSSPVMNSTAVAVSRKNGVPRKSLLSDFSRTERSQASCCQPNGESQHTVAALSPAHLQAVLKFDSKNGIPFYEFCVEGPEESISARSWESGSELNRIYTFHSGGKRGSTAGRCSKDERRCSPPTVGQMHVSSYLCSEVAKDGTLNNSVNTEFVLYDIAHARRSFAAEEKTQCTETTQPKTCGVVDKSICGDYPQQINLIDHQHNARNNSEVSTSRPWSEEDLYPHLEIAATVIQIPFNKAKSKELDNCSSTGTIKVVTPSGLHGLSNDNDASPSPLLDRWRYGGGCDCGGWDMACPLVVLENAYDDNWVDSATKESKHPMELLVQGSKEELPALSLKANGKGQLLVDFHTRVKWLWLIAPRRPRSPRDILSPTPSTRTSTWTLGQRST, from the exons ATGGGGCAGGATTCCGGCTTGAAGCGCCAGTCACATTCCAGACTTCGACCAGTTCCTGAAGTCCCGCAAACCACGACAGAAAACGACAGCCGCGACAGAAGACACCCTCATCTGAAATGCTCAGATGGCAGCTTGGGGGAGGCTCGCTTGAGCCACATCCCGAATTTCCACTGCAAGAGCCTGCCGACAAGACGCCGCCTCACGAATGCAGAGGAGGAGATCGCTGTGGCCAAGCGCGGCTCCATGTACCAGAGCTCTAGCGAGATCAGCAGGATAAGGAGGATCCAGCAGGATAGGAGAAAGATAGATTCTGCGCCACCTAGAGGGGATGAGTTCCTCTCCTTTGACATCGTCGACTCGTCCTCCCAGCCGACTACTAGCGGGGGAGCGTACCTGTTTTCACACCAGAGTCGGAGGTCGGAGCCAGCGAAGGCTTCAGTGGATAATAACACTCGTGGGGTTCGTCGAGTGTCCAAGGACTTCCTGGACTTGTCGTTCCGTGAGCTTCCGGGTGAGGATTTCAAGCTTGACCGGCCACGCATGGACTGCACCCTGTTGAGGAATGATGATGCGTGTGATGATGGTTTCTTGGAGATATCACTTCAGGAAGAGCCCACTCAAGTCCCCTGCAGAAACGCAGCTCCTCATTTGCTAGATAGAGAGTCTGACCGAGGTGCCGAAGCAGATTGTCGGCAGAAGGCTGGTGTATGTCCTGGTGAGAGTGACCACGGTGACAGGGAGAGGGTTCCAGTAGTTGATACTCCTAAGCCCGTGTCAGCAAAGACAGTCGCTGCTGATGGTATCAGTCCATCGGTATGTGTCCAACATGCCACAGACAACAGCGGTAAAGCTCGGTCAAGTCCTTTCAAGAAGATGCTGAACCCTATCATGAAGTCCAAGTCTGTTAGAAGCCCATCAAGTCCTGTCATGAACTCTACTGCTGTGGCGGTTAGCAGGAAGAATGGTGTACCCCGCAAGTCGTTGCTGAGTGATTTCTCAAGGACAGAACGGAGCCAAGCATCTTGTTGCCAGCCAAATGGAGAAAGCCAGCATACGGTGGCTGCTTTGTCACCTGCTCATCTTCAAGCAGTTCTTAAATTTGATTCCAAGAATGGTATTCCCTTTTATGAATTTTGCGTTGAGGGCCCGGAAGAATCCATTTCTGCCAGGTCTTGGGAAAGTGGGAGTGAGCTGAACAGAATCTACACTTTTCATAGCGGTGGTAAACGAGGAAGCACAGCTGGAAGGTGCTCCAAAGATGAACGCAGATGTTCACCTCCAACTGTAGGTCAGATGCATGTATCATCCTATCTATGCTCTGAGGTTGCTAAAGATGGCACTCTGAATAATTCTGTCAACACTGAGTTTGTTTTGTATGATATTGCTCATGCAAGACGAAGTTTTGCTGCTGAGGAGAAGACTCAATGTACAGAGACCACTCAGCCGAAAACTTGCGGTGTCGTTGATAAATCAATCTGTGGTGACTATCCACAGCAGATTAATCTGATTGACCACCAACACAATGCAAGAAATAATTCAGAGGTATCAACATCTCGCCCATGGTCTGAAGAGGATCTTTATCCTCATTTGGAGATTGCAGCAACTGTCATCCAGATTCCATTTAATAAAGCCAAATCCAAAGAACTCGATAATTGTTCGTCCACTGGTACTATCAAAGTGGTGACACCGAGTGGGCTGCATGGATTATCGAACGATAATGATGCCAGCCCGTCACCCTTGCTAGACAGATGGAGGTATGGTGGGGGGTGCGATTGTGGTGGATGGGACATGGCATGTCCACTTGTTGTCCTCGAGAATGCTTATGATGATAACTGGGTGGATTCCGCAACGAAGGAAAGCAAGCATCCTATGGAGCTCCTTGTTCAG GGTAGCAAAGAAGAGCTCCCTGCCCTTTCCTTGAAAGCCAACGGGAAAGGACAGCTACTGGTGGATTTCCACACGCGCGTCAAGTGGCTATGGCTGATCGCCCCGCGCCGGCCCCGAAGCCCCAGGGACATACTCAGTCCTACTCCATCGACCCGCACTAGTACATGGACTCTGGGGCAACGGAGCACCTGA